One segment of Sesamum indicum cultivar Zhongzhi No. 13 linkage group LG4, S_indicum_v1.0, whole genome shotgun sequence DNA contains the following:
- the LOC105159895 gene encoding haloacid dehalogenase-like hydrolase domain-containing protein 3, protein MASSARTKISKLFAPSNLRRFGPGSQSFSSSAAVAVEPPPPPSAPQADGLSGSRILGLIKEYEDYRRNLYGGLTHKALLVDAVGTLVVPSQPMAQIYRQIGEKYGVEYSEGEILNRYRWAYGQPWGRSRLRYVNDGRPFWQFIVSSSTGCSDSQYFEELYNYYTTEKAWHLCDPDAEKVFQALRKSGVKVAVVSNFDTRLRPLLRALKCDHWFDAVAVSAEVEAEKPNPMIFLKACEFLGVQPEDAVHVGDDRRNDIWGARDAGCDAWLWGSDVKSFKEVAQRIGVQV, encoded by the exons atGGCTTCTTCAGCTAGAACCAAGATCAGCAAACTCTTCGCTCCCTCTAATCTGCGCCGTTTTGGCCCTGGATCCCAATCTTTCTCCAGCTCCGCAGCTGTTGCTGTGGAGCCGCCTCCGCCGCCGTCAGCTCCTCAGGCGGATGGGTTGAGTGGGTCGAGAATACTGGGCTTGATTAAGGAGTACGAGGATTATCGCAGGAATTTGTATGGTGGGCTGACGCATAAGGCCCTACTCGTTGATGCAGTCGGCACTCTCGTTGTTCCCTCCCAGCCCATGGCACAG ATCTATCGACAGATTGGGGAAAAGTATGGAGTTGAGTACTCCGAAGGGGAGATATTGAACCGATACAGATGGGCTTACGGGCAGCCTTGGGGTAGATCCCGTCTCAG ATATGTGAATGATGGGAGACCATTTTGGCAATTTATAGTCAGTTCTTCTACCGGCTGCTCAGACTCTCAGTATTTTGAGGAGCTGTACAACTATTATACCACTGAAAAG GCTTGGCATCTATGTGATCCAGATGCTGAGAAAGTGTTCCAGGCTCTCAGAAAATCAGGAGTAAAAGTGGCTGTTGTGTCCAACTTTGACACTAGGTTAAGACCATTGTTGAGAGCACTGAAATGCGATCACTGGTTTGATGCTGTGGCAGTATCCGCTGAA GTCGAAGCAGAGAAGCCAAATCCTATGATATTCTTGAAAGCTTGTGAATTCTTGGGAGTACAACCTGAGGATGCTGTACATGTTGGAGATGATCGAAGAAACGACATATGGGGCGCCAGAGATGCCGGTTGTGATGCCTGGCTGTGGGGCAGTGATGTTAAATCCTTCAAGGAG GTTGCTCAAAGAATAGGAGTTCAGGTGTGA
- the LOC105159896 gene encoding kinesin-like protein KIN-7O isoform X1, with protein MERIHVSVRARPLSTEDAKASPWRISGNSIFIPNQPSKFEFDQIFGEDCKTQDVYRARTRDIVAAAVRGFNGTVFAYGQTSSGKTHTMRGSKSELGVIPLAVHDLFNIIQQEMDREFLLRMSYMEIYNEEINDLLAPEHRKLQIHESIERGIFVAGLREEIVASADQVLELMEFGESHRHIGETNMNVYSSRSHTIFRMIIESREKTDDAETEFSCDAVRVSVLNLVDLAGSERAAKTGAEGVRLKEGSHINKSLMTLGTVIKKLSEGAESQGGHVPYRDSKLTRILQPALGGNANTAIICNITLAQIHADETKSSLQFASRALRVTNCAHVNEILTDAALLKRQKKEIEELRAKLQGLHSEHLEEEILNLRNTLLKSELERERMALELEEEKKAQAEREKRLQEQAKKIENLSSMVFCANREETSVVYKKAKRRDTWCPGNLLRKKLKELSSVVKETPSEVKSTRADCTIGPLLPFEELVKEASAAELCKQEQDCKRSASEDCTLPDPNALLHVTSRRKVPARTRSLPMESNDLTEMQAEYENLLSEFETYRTMSDIQIDYLTRKLAEADLVVDEKCRECTARNPNPLSHPDGNRSLKDSDAILVIKQLQEKIAILEMEKSSSQQNLDCVFDLATERTKSAQEKYEKMYEELMLAQEEATLARDTLASVQSSVEESDWMTSLLTEAQEIKLEFDNSRHLIGSLSSVVDELVHFSSTLPNLILDLRPSAAQSMVQIESIFRSHEMIHSCLRSKVRELEEDKLVLCNQASELHCRIEELNLKVQNSTNAFMELEGRHEAEKSEYLCQLQMLQRENSSLSSCSLAKEKESIRKDLEKTKLKLKDMEFKLKNAIQERTKLEGEKSCAERELKRLQSQKAMLERDMSKRESIIGRRRDSTIDRSSNVFDQKQTKGSTALAELEEEYKKLEVVAFEMETVIGALEDQLAIANGEKDAATSRAESLASDLQVLSNELHLSNSELTLKEEVVNLRTSLEEYRSHVQEMESSLKTLTEEKEDLSMQLTEALLTMEEEKAIWSSKEKASVEFIGEKDKLYAAEIASLSEKLSQARNELEIYRRDCIVSEELPRRSEENGALEKQCRCFKEKPSEVNLSRNEERASDDQSKRSPEILNLRPDSKCQNTCEEIEILQLELGVLRKERAYLLAQVQELEPVQLSSTDDSQILKLKHELEQQSDRLSSMEDKMRNDQVSNSKDKAKLRMRLRGAQSKLDTFRVRYHESVDELEYMNRKFEEASSKLKKQLASYGTEVLNLKKQLAAVKGQ; from the exons ATGGAGAGAATACACGTCTCCGTGAGAGCGAGGCCTCTCTCCACCGAGGATGCCAAGGCCAGTCCATGGCGTATTTCTggaaattctattttcatacCCAACCAACCCTCCAAATTTGAATTCG ATCAGATTTTTGGGGAGGACTGTAAAACTCAAGATGTATACAGGGCTCGGACCAGAGATATTGTGGCTGCTGCAGTTCGTGGTTTCAATG GCACTGTTTTTGCATATGGACAAACAAGTAGTGGAAAAACGCACACAATGCGTGGATCAAAGTCTGAGCTTGGAGTCATCCCCCTTGCTGTCCATGATCTTTTTAACATTATACAACAG GAAATGGATCGTGAGTTTCTTTTACGCATGTCATATATGGAGATTTACAATGAGGAGATAAATGACCTGTTAGCCCCTGAGCATAGAAAACTGCAGATTCATGAAAGTATCGAG CGAGGAATCTTTGTAGCTGGGTTAAGAGAAGAAATTGTGGCCTCTGCTGATCAAGTACTTGAACTTATGGAGTTTGGAGAAT CTCATCGTCATATTGGGGAGACGAATATGAATGTTTATAGTAGTAGGTCGCACACAATATTCCGCATG ATTATTGAGAGCAGGGAGAAAACTGATGATGCAGAAACGGAATTCTCATGTGATGCAGTTCGTGTTTCTGTCTTG AATTTGGTGGATCTTGCCGGTTCAGAACGCGCTGCAAAGACTGGTGCAGAAGGCGTTAGGTTGAAGGAGGGCTCCCACATCAATAAAAGCCTAATGACCTTAGGAACTGTCATAAAGAAACTGAGTGAAGGTGCTGAGAGCCAAGG AGGTCATGTCCCCTATCGAGACAGCAAACTTACACGAATTCTGCAACCTGCATTGGGTGGAAATGCTAATACTGCTATCATATGCAATATTACACTTGCACAG ATCCATGCTGATGAGACTAAAAGTAGTCTTCAGTTTGCTAGTAGGGCACTGCGTGTGACAAACTGTGCCCATGTAAATGAG ATATTGACTGATGCTGCATTGCTAAAACGtcagaagaaagaaattgaggaACTTCGCGCCAAATTGCAG GGTTTACACTCGGAACATCTTGAAGAGGAAATCCTGAATCTGCGGAATACATTGCTAAAG AGTGaattggagagagagagaatggcTTTAGAGCtggaggaagaaaagaaagcacAGGCTGAAAGGGAGAAGAGATTGCAAGAGCAAgccaagaaaattgaaaatttgagcTCTATGGTATTTTGTGCAAATAGAGAAGAGACGAGTGTTGTCTACAAAAAG GCAAAAAGGCGAGATACCTGGTGCCCTGGAAATCTTTTGAGGAAGAAACTGAAGGAG TTATCGTCTGTGGTAAAAGAGACCCCTTCTGAAGTGAAATCAACAAGAGCAGATTGCACAATTGGTCCACTTCTTCCATTCGAAGAGTTAGTTAAAGAAGCGAGTGCTGCTGAGTTGTGCAAACAAGAGCAAGATTGTAAAAGGAGTGCTTCAGAAGACTGTACACTTCCTGATCCAAATGCACTGCTGCATGTTACCAGTAGGAGAAAAGTTCCAGCCAGAACAAGAAGTTTACCTATG GAGAGCAATGACTTGACTGAAATGCAAGcagaatatgaaaatttgctTTCAGAGTTTGAAACTTAT AGGACAATGAGTGACATTCAAATTGATTACTTAACAAGGAAGCTTGCTGAGGCTGATCTTGTTGTGGATGAGAAATGCAGAGAATGCACTGCAAGAAATCCCAATCCTCTGTCACATCCAGATGGAAATAGAAGTTTGAAGGACTCGGATGCTATTCTTGTGATCAAGCAACTTCAGGAGAAG ATTGCAATCTTGGAGATGGAGAAGTCCTCAAGCCAGCAAAATTTAGATTGTGTGTTTGACTTGGCAACTGAGCGGACCAAGTCTGCACAGGAGAAATATGAAAAG ATGTATGAGGAACTTATGCTTGCACAAGAAGAAGCAACTCTTGCTCGTGACACCCTTGCTTCTGTACAGTCTAGTGTG GAAGAATCTGATTGGATGACCAGCCTATTAACTGAAGCCCAGGAAATAAAGCTGGAATTTGATAACTCAAGACATCTTATAGGGTCTCTCTCTTCGGTTGTGGACGAGCTTGTCCATTTCTCTTCGACATTGCCAAACCTGATTCTT GACCTTAGGCCTTCTGCTGCCCAGAGTATGGTTCAAATAGAATCGATATTTAGGAGCCATGAGATGATACACTCTTGCTTGAGAAGCAAAGTTCGTGAGCTTGAGGAGGATAAG CTTGTTCTTTGCAATCAAGCTTCAGAGCTTCATTGTAGGATAgaagaattaaatttaaaagttcaaaattctaCAAATGCATTCATG GAACTCGAGGGTAGACATGAAGCCGAAAAATCTGAATATCTATGTCAACTTCAAATGCTCCAAAGGGAAAATTCATCCTTATCATCGTGTTCCTTGgcaaaggaaaaggaaagtaTCAGAAAGGATTtggagaaaacaaaattaaagttaaaagaTATGGAGTTCAAGCTAAAGAATGCTATTCAGGAGAGAACAAAACTTGAG GGTGAGAAGTCATGTGCAGAAAGAGAACTTAAAAGACTGCAAAGCCAGAAGGCTATGCTTGAACGTGATATGAGCAAACGTGAATCTATTATTGGCAGAAGGCGTGATTCAACAATTGATAGGAGCTCAAATGTGTTTGATCAGAAACAGACAAAGGGCTCTACTGCTTTGGCTGAACTGGAG GAGGAGTACAAGAAGCTGGAAGTAGTTGCTTTTGAGATGGAGACTGTAATTGGGGCATTAGAAGACCAATTGGCAATAGCAAATGGGGAAAAGGATGCAGCCACTTCTAGAGCTGAGAGTTTGGCTTCTGATTTGCAGGTGTTGTCCAATGAGTTGCACTTGTCAAACTCAGAGTTGACACTGAAGGAAGAAGTTGTCAATCTT AGAACAAGCTTGGAAGAATACAGGTCCCATGTGCAGGAAATGGAAAGTTCTCTCAAAACTTTGACAGAAGAAAAGGAGGACTTGTCAATG CAACTCACTGAAGCCCTTCTGACAATGGAGGAGGAGAAAGCAATATGGTCATCCAAGGAGAAAGCTTCTGTGGAATTCATTGGAGAAAAGGACAAACTATACGCTGCTGAAATTGCTTCATTGTCTGAAAAATTGTCACAG GCAAGAAACGAACTGGAGATTTATAGAAGAGATTGCATAGTTTCTGAGGAGTTGCCAAGAAGGTCGGAGGAAAATGGTGCCTTGGAGAAGCAGTGCAG ATGCTTCAAGGAGAAGCCGTCAGAAGTCAACCTCAGCAGAAATGAAGAAAGAGCTTCAGATGACCAGAGCAAAAGATCTCCAGAG ATTTTGAATCTACGACCAGACTCTAAGTGCCAAAATACATGTGAAGAAATCGAAATTTTACAGTTGGAATTGGGTGTTCTCCGAAAAGAAAGGGCATATTTGTTGGCCCAAGTTCAAGAATTGGAACCAGTCCAGCTTTCTTCAACAGATGACTCTCAG ATATTGAAGTTGAAACATGAACTAGAGCAGCAGAGTGATAGACTTTCTAGTATGGAAGACAAGATGCGCAAT GACCAAGTTAGTAACAGCAAGGACAAGGCTAAGCTCAGAATGAGACTCCGAGGCGCCCAATCAAAACTGGATACTTTTCGCGTTAGGTACCATGAGTCGGTGGATGAGTTAGAGTACATGAACCGAAAATTTGAGGAGGCTTCATCGAAGCTGAAAAAGCAATTAGCTTCATATGGTACTGAAGTCCTTAATCTCAAGAAACAGCTTGCAGCTGTTAAAGGACAATGA
- the LOC105159896 gene encoding kinesin-like protein KIN-7O isoform X2, translating into MPRPVHGVFLEILFSYPTNPPNLNSIFGEDCKTQDVYRARTRDIVAAAVRGFNGTVFAYGQTSSGKTHTMRGSKSELGVIPLAVHDLFNIIQQEMDREFLLRMSYMEIYNEEINDLLAPEHRKLQIHESIERGIFVAGLREEIVASADQVLELMEFGESHRHIGETNMNVYSSRSHTIFRMIIESREKTDDAETEFSCDAVRVSVLNLVDLAGSERAAKTGAEGVRLKEGSHINKSLMTLGTVIKKLSEGAESQGGHVPYRDSKLTRILQPALGGNANTAIICNITLAQIHADETKSSLQFASRALRVTNCAHVNEILTDAALLKRQKKEIEELRAKLQGLHSEHLEEEILNLRNTLLKSELERERMALELEEEKKAQAEREKRLQEQAKKIENLSSMVFCANREETSVVYKKAKRRDTWCPGNLLRKKLKELSSVVKETPSEVKSTRADCTIGPLLPFEELVKEASAAELCKQEQDCKRSASEDCTLPDPNALLHVTSRRKVPARTRSLPMESNDLTEMQAEYENLLSEFETYRTMSDIQIDYLTRKLAEADLVVDEKCRECTARNPNPLSHPDGNRSLKDSDAILVIKQLQEKIAILEMEKSSSQQNLDCVFDLATERTKSAQEKYEKMYEELMLAQEEATLARDTLASVQSSVEESDWMTSLLTEAQEIKLEFDNSRHLIGSLSSVVDELVHFSSTLPNLILDLRPSAAQSMVQIESIFRSHEMIHSCLRSKVRELEEDKLVLCNQASELHCRIEELNLKVQNSTNAFMELEGRHEAEKSEYLCQLQMLQRENSSLSSCSLAKEKESIRKDLEKTKLKLKDMEFKLKNAIQERTKLEGEKSCAERELKRLQSQKAMLERDMSKRESIIGRRRDSTIDRSSNVFDQKQTKGSTALAELEEEYKKLEVVAFEMETVIGALEDQLAIANGEKDAATSRAESLASDLQVLSNELHLSNSELTLKEEVVNLRTSLEEYRSHVQEMESSLKTLTEEKEDLSMQLTEALLTMEEEKAIWSSKEKASVEFIGEKDKLYAAEIASLSEKLSQARNELEIYRRDCIVSEELPRRSEENGALEKQCRCFKEKPSEVNLSRNEERASDDQSKRSPEILNLRPDSKCQNTCEEIEILQLELGVLRKERAYLLAQVQELEPVQLSSTDDSQILKLKHELEQQSDRLSSMEDKMRNDQVSNSKDKAKLRMRLRGAQSKLDTFRVRYHESVDELEYMNRKFEEASSKLKKQLASYGTEVLNLKKQLAAVKGQ; encoded by the exons ATGCCAAGGCCAGTCCATGGCGTATTTCTggaaattctattttcatacCCAACCAACCCTCCAAATTTGAATTCG ATTTTTGGGGAGGACTGTAAAACTCAAGATGTATACAGGGCTCGGACCAGAGATATTGTGGCTGCTGCAGTTCGTGGTTTCAATG GCACTGTTTTTGCATATGGACAAACAAGTAGTGGAAAAACGCACACAATGCGTGGATCAAAGTCTGAGCTTGGAGTCATCCCCCTTGCTGTCCATGATCTTTTTAACATTATACAACAG GAAATGGATCGTGAGTTTCTTTTACGCATGTCATATATGGAGATTTACAATGAGGAGATAAATGACCTGTTAGCCCCTGAGCATAGAAAACTGCAGATTCATGAAAGTATCGAG CGAGGAATCTTTGTAGCTGGGTTAAGAGAAGAAATTGTGGCCTCTGCTGATCAAGTACTTGAACTTATGGAGTTTGGAGAAT CTCATCGTCATATTGGGGAGACGAATATGAATGTTTATAGTAGTAGGTCGCACACAATATTCCGCATG ATTATTGAGAGCAGGGAGAAAACTGATGATGCAGAAACGGAATTCTCATGTGATGCAGTTCGTGTTTCTGTCTTG AATTTGGTGGATCTTGCCGGTTCAGAACGCGCTGCAAAGACTGGTGCAGAAGGCGTTAGGTTGAAGGAGGGCTCCCACATCAATAAAAGCCTAATGACCTTAGGAACTGTCATAAAGAAACTGAGTGAAGGTGCTGAGAGCCAAGG AGGTCATGTCCCCTATCGAGACAGCAAACTTACACGAATTCTGCAACCTGCATTGGGTGGAAATGCTAATACTGCTATCATATGCAATATTACACTTGCACAG ATCCATGCTGATGAGACTAAAAGTAGTCTTCAGTTTGCTAGTAGGGCACTGCGTGTGACAAACTGTGCCCATGTAAATGAG ATATTGACTGATGCTGCATTGCTAAAACGtcagaagaaagaaattgaggaACTTCGCGCCAAATTGCAG GGTTTACACTCGGAACATCTTGAAGAGGAAATCCTGAATCTGCGGAATACATTGCTAAAG AGTGaattggagagagagagaatggcTTTAGAGCtggaggaagaaaagaaagcacAGGCTGAAAGGGAGAAGAGATTGCAAGAGCAAgccaagaaaattgaaaatttgagcTCTATGGTATTTTGTGCAAATAGAGAAGAGACGAGTGTTGTCTACAAAAAG GCAAAAAGGCGAGATACCTGGTGCCCTGGAAATCTTTTGAGGAAGAAACTGAAGGAG TTATCGTCTGTGGTAAAAGAGACCCCTTCTGAAGTGAAATCAACAAGAGCAGATTGCACAATTGGTCCACTTCTTCCATTCGAAGAGTTAGTTAAAGAAGCGAGTGCTGCTGAGTTGTGCAAACAAGAGCAAGATTGTAAAAGGAGTGCTTCAGAAGACTGTACACTTCCTGATCCAAATGCACTGCTGCATGTTACCAGTAGGAGAAAAGTTCCAGCCAGAACAAGAAGTTTACCTATG GAGAGCAATGACTTGACTGAAATGCAAGcagaatatgaaaatttgctTTCAGAGTTTGAAACTTAT AGGACAATGAGTGACATTCAAATTGATTACTTAACAAGGAAGCTTGCTGAGGCTGATCTTGTTGTGGATGAGAAATGCAGAGAATGCACTGCAAGAAATCCCAATCCTCTGTCACATCCAGATGGAAATAGAAGTTTGAAGGACTCGGATGCTATTCTTGTGATCAAGCAACTTCAGGAGAAG ATTGCAATCTTGGAGATGGAGAAGTCCTCAAGCCAGCAAAATTTAGATTGTGTGTTTGACTTGGCAACTGAGCGGACCAAGTCTGCACAGGAGAAATATGAAAAG ATGTATGAGGAACTTATGCTTGCACAAGAAGAAGCAACTCTTGCTCGTGACACCCTTGCTTCTGTACAGTCTAGTGTG GAAGAATCTGATTGGATGACCAGCCTATTAACTGAAGCCCAGGAAATAAAGCTGGAATTTGATAACTCAAGACATCTTATAGGGTCTCTCTCTTCGGTTGTGGACGAGCTTGTCCATTTCTCTTCGACATTGCCAAACCTGATTCTT GACCTTAGGCCTTCTGCTGCCCAGAGTATGGTTCAAATAGAATCGATATTTAGGAGCCATGAGATGATACACTCTTGCTTGAGAAGCAAAGTTCGTGAGCTTGAGGAGGATAAG CTTGTTCTTTGCAATCAAGCTTCAGAGCTTCATTGTAGGATAgaagaattaaatttaaaagttcaaaattctaCAAATGCATTCATG GAACTCGAGGGTAGACATGAAGCCGAAAAATCTGAATATCTATGTCAACTTCAAATGCTCCAAAGGGAAAATTCATCCTTATCATCGTGTTCCTTGgcaaaggaaaaggaaagtaTCAGAAAGGATTtggagaaaacaaaattaaagttaaaagaTATGGAGTTCAAGCTAAAGAATGCTATTCAGGAGAGAACAAAACTTGAG GGTGAGAAGTCATGTGCAGAAAGAGAACTTAAAAGACTGCAAAGCCAGAAGGCTATGCTTGAACGTGATATGAGCAAACGTGAATCTATTATTGGCAGAAGGCGTGATTCAACAATTGATAGGAGCTCAAATGTGTTTGATCAGAAACAGACAAAGGGCTCTACTGCTTTGGCTGAACTGGAG GAGGAGTACAAGAAGCTGGAAGTAGTTGCTTTTGAGATGGAGACTGTAATTGGGGCATTAGAAGACCAATTGGCAATAGCAAATGGGGAAAAGGATGCAGCCACTTCTAGAGCTGAGAGTTTGGCTTCTGATTTGCAGGTGTTGTCCAATGAGTTGCACTTGTCAAACTCAGAGTTGACACTGAAGGAAGAAGTTGTCAATCTT AGAACAAGCTTGGAAGAATACAGGTCCCATGTGCAGGAAATGGAAAGTTCTCTCAAAACTTTGACAGAAGAAAAGGAGGACTTGTCAATG CAACTCACTGAAGCCCTTCTGACAATGGAGGAGGAGAAAGCAATATGGTCATCCAAGGAGAAAGCTTCTGTGGAATTCATTGGAGAAAAGGACAAACTATACGCTGCTGAAATTGCTTCATTGTCTGAAAAATTGTCACAG GCAAGAAACGAACTGGAGATTTATAGAAGAGATTGCATAGTTTCTGAGGAGTTGCCAAGAAGGTCGGAGGAAAATGGTGCCTTGGAGAAGCAGTGCAG ATGCTTCAAGGAGAAGCCGTCAGAAGTCAACCTCAGCAGAAATGAAGAAAGAGCTTCAGATGACCAGAGCAAAAGATCTCCAGAG ATTTTGAATCTACGACCAGACTCTAAGTGCCAAAATACATGTGAAGAAATCGAAATTTTACAGTTGGAATTGGGTGTTCTCCGAAAAGAAAGGGCATATTTGTTGGCCCAAGTTCAAGAATTGGAACCAGTCCAGCTTTCTTCAACAGATGACTCTCAG ATATTGAAGTTGAAACATGAACTAGAGCAGCAGAGTGATAGACTTTCTAGTATGGAAGACAAGATGCGCAAT GACCAAGTTAGTAACAGCAAGGACAAGGCTAAGCTCAGAATGAGACTCCGAGGCGCCCAATCAAAACTGGATACTTTTCGCGTTAGGTACCATGAGTCGGTGGATGAGTTAGAGTACATGAACCGAAAATTTGAGGAGGCTTCATCGAAGCTGAAAAAGCAATTAGCTTCATATGGTACTGAAGTCCTTAATCTCAAGAAACAGCTTGCAGCTGTTAAAGGACAATGA